A section of the Castanea sativa cultivar Marrone di Chiusa Pesio chromosome 12, ASM4071231v1 genome encodes:
- the LOC142620102 gene encoding uncharacterized protein LOC142620102 translates to MAQIDNPIIGFLEEDARRLHHPYDNALVISVRIRDYNIHHILVDNGSSADILYYLAFQQMRIERERLVLTNAPLVRFRGIIVYPLDAVTLLVTVGDCPQQITKDITFFVVDCSSTYNAILG, encoded by the coding sequence ATGGCGCAAATCGACAACCCCATCATTGGATTCTTAGAGGAAGATGCTCGACGTCTCCACCACCCATATGACAATGCACTCGTCATTAGCGTACGGATAAGGGACTACAACATACACCATATCCTGGTTGACAACGGAAGCTCTGctgacatcctctactacctaGCATTTCAGCAAATGAGGATTGAAAGAGAACGGCTGGTTCTGACCAACGCTCCGCTCGTTAGGTTCAGAGGAATAATAGTGTATCCTCTCGATGCAGTCACATTGCTCGTAACGGTTGGTGACTGCCCACAGCAGATCACTAaggacataacattttttgtgGTCGACTGCTCATCTACCTACAATGCCATCCTTGGATGA
- the LOC142620104 gene encoding putative mitochondrial protein AtMg00860 has product MKLNPSKCAFGVTVGKFLGFMVSQRGIEVNPDKIQAIMEMAPPRNVKEVQSLNVKVAALNRFISRATNKCLPFFRTLKKSFEWTTECQQEFEELKAYLSSPPLLSPSKPKEELFLYLAVSLAVVSAALIREEDRV; this is encoded by the coding sequence atgaagctcaatccgagcaagtgtgcatttggagtgACGGttggaaagttcctagggttcatggtgtctcaAAGAGGTATTGAAGTCAACCCCGATAAGATCCAGGCAATAATGGAGATGGCACCACCAAGGAATGTGAAAGAAGTGCAAAGCCTCAACGTCAAGGTAGCCGCGCTGAATAGGTTCATATCAAGGGCGACAAACAAGTGCCTACCTTTCTTCCGCACACTGAAAAAGTCTTTTGAGTGGACGACCGAGTGTCAACAAGAATTTGAGGAGCTGAAGGCCTACCTATCTTCACCACCATTATTAAGTCCCTCAAAACCAAAGGAAGAACTATTCCTCTACTTGGCTGTATCTCTAGCTGTCGTCAGCGCAGCCTTAATCAGGGAGGAAGACAGGGTGTAG